A region from the Candidatus Electrothrix scaldis genome encodes:
- the map gene encoding type I methionyl aminopeptidase: MLLTQTVDFQGMRQGGIRLKKEKDIEGIRRAGSLVLETLDMVEEKIRPGIRTNDINKWVHEFTIRNNAIPAPLTYNNFPKSCCVSVNEVICHGIPGDQILQDGDIVNVDVTSVLKAYYADANKTFPVGRPSSDAMRLIEVTRKSLKKGMAMVKPGNTIGDIGWAIQSYAEGAGYSVVREFVGHGVGFQFHEPPHIPHFGKPGTGTPLLPGMVFTIEPMINIGGKELIVLKDNWTVVTKDGSLSAQFEQTLVVTESGYESLTPF, translated from the coding sequence GTGTTGCTGACACAGACTGTGGATTTTCAAGGTATGCGGCAAGGTGGCATTAGACTGAAAAAAGAAAAAGACATTGAGGGGATTCGGCGGGCAGGGAGCCTTGTCCTGGAGACCCTTGATATGGTCGAAGAAAAAATACGGCCTGGTATCAGAACAAACGATATTAACAAATGGGTCCATGAGTTTACCATCAGAAATAATGCGATTCCGGCACCGCTCACCTATAATAATTTTCCCAAGAGCTGCTGTGTTTCAGTGAATGAGGTCATCTGTCACGGTATCCCTGGCGATCAAATTTTGCAGGACGGTGATATCGTGAATGTCGATGTCACTTCTGTACTGAAAGCATACTATGCTGATGCGAACAAGACCTTTCCTGTTGGTAGGCCAAGCTCCGATGCCATGCGGCTTATTGAGGTCACCCGTAAGAGCCTGAAGAAAGGTATGGCTATGGTCAAGCCGGGAAATACGATTGGTGATATCGGCTGGGCGATTCAAAGCTATGCTGAGGGCGCAGGCTACTCTGTTGTGCGGGAGTTTGTTGGTCATGGTGTTGGTTTCCAGTTTCATGAACCCCCTCACATCCCCCATTTCGGTAAGCCGGGCACTGGAACGCCTTTGCTGCCTGGGATGGTATTTACCATTGAGCCCATGATCAATATAGGCGGCAAGGAGCTGATAGTTTTAAAGGATAACTGGACCGTCGTCACCAAAGACGGCTCTCTTTCAGCTCAGTTTGAGCAGACGCTGGTGGTAACAGAGAGCGGATACGAGAGCCTGACCCCCTTTTAA
- a CDS encoding pentapeptide repeat-containing protein yields MTRKELTALIRAGRPVTGLHIQNLDLSTMNMAGAVFEQVHFNKVNLQGANLRHSVWRESSLTQSDLQRANCSHMRAEQLNLTGSNLTRINATKAVWHGCDLTNVILDEANCAFLDARGSTMIGTSLWQTQLPRSDLRKVVLQKGVLSGTNLERADLSGIDLSGQSLEQVNCCKAFFSKATLRGTRFRDCQLSSCFFDEADLAGAILSNCVLHGAQCGKANLSSADLRGIQAEAARFEEANCMQTCFENANLSKAFFTHTRLHKAQFLQADLTKAMLTHAHCLGTSFAGARLDFADLSHADLTGADLRKARLHFCQLHRIQAMGAHWNEAQLETALPTDKQLQAAEDWHC; encoded by the coding sequence ATGACCCGTAAAGAACTCACAGCACTCATCCGAGCAGGTCGCCCTGTCACCGGCCTTCACATACAGAATCTCGATCTGTCAACCATGAATATGGCCGGGGCGGTCTTTGAACAGGTCCATTTTAACAAGGTCAATCTGCAAGGGGCTAATCTGCGCCATAGCGTATGGAGGGAGAGCTCACTGACTCAGTCTGATCTCCAGAGAGCGAACTGCTCCCACATGCGAGCTGAACAGCTTAATCTTACAGGCAGTAATCTCACTCGAATCAATGCAACCAAGGCCGTGTGGCATGGCTGTGACCTGACAAATGTCATTTTGGATGAGGCAAACTGTGCGTTCCTGGACGCGAGAGGTTCCACAATGATTGGTACCAGCCTCTGGCAGACCCAGCTGCCTCGCAGTGATCTGCGCAAGGTCGTTCTTCAAAAAGGAGTCCTGAGCGGTACGAATCTGGAGCGGGCTGATTTGAGCGGTATTGACCTGTCCGGCCAGTCTTTGGAACAGGTGAACTGCTGCAAAGCCTTTTTCTCCAAGGCAACCCTGCGGGGGACACGATTCCGTGATTGCCAATTATCCTCCTGTTTCTTTGACGAGGCTGATTTAGCAGGAGCAATCTTGAGCAACTGTGTTCTTCACGGAGCCCAATGTGGCAAGGCCAATTTGAGCTCTGCCGATCTGAGGGGAATACAAGCCGAAGCTGCTCGATTTGAGGAGGCAAACTGCATGCAAACCTGTTTCGAGAACGCCAACTTGAGCAAGGCATTCTTCACCCATACCCGTTTGCATAAGGCACAATTCCTTCAGGCGGATTTGACCAAGGCAATGCTCACCCACGCGCACTGCCTGGGCACCTCTTTTGCTGGAGCAAGGTTGGATTTTGCTGATCTGTCCCATGCCGATCTCACTGGTGCGGATCTCAGGAAAGCTCGTCTCCATTTTTGCCAGCTGCACAGAATCCAGGCAATGGGGGCCCACTGGAATGAAGCGCAGCTGGAGACCGCCTTACCCACAGATAAACAGTTACAGGCCGCCGAAGACTGGCATTGTTAA
- a CDS encoding DUF3540 domain-containing protein, translated as MKTASPLYEKKSDIRLSRASVQRITGTTYFVSDTFRLIRAERAPSCLLQPEQNDLVLISEDTFGNVNILTILEREEKKAAMLSVAGDLSITAPQKLSLQGGQGINMLTKKISLTADQGKIKLNELAFAGELFTACGRQLHSLYQHVEIHAKGIIERANRLYRRIKNEDSRLGRMQCRVQEDYNVQAKDGFFDADNLMDLKGKKKIELG; from the coding sequence ATGAAGACTGCTTCTCCTCTTTACGAGAAAAAAAGTGATATCCGTTTAAGTCGTGCCTCGGTGCAGCGTATCACCGGAACCACCTATTTTGTGTCCGATACCTTCCGCCTCATACGAGCTGAACGCGCCCCAAGCTGCTTGCTTCAGCCAGAGCAAAATGATCTGGTGCTGATTTCGGAAGATACTTTTGGTAACGTTAATATATTGACCATCCTGGAAAGAGAGGAAAAAAAAGCAGCAATGCTCTCAGTGGCTGGAGATCTTTCGATCACAGCCCCCCAAAAGCTGTCCCTTCAGGGAGGCCAGGGAATCAATATGCTGACGAAAAAAATCTCCCTGACAGCAGACCAGGGAAAAATAAAGCTCAATGAGCTTGCCTTTGCAGGTGAACTGTTCACAGCCTGCGGCAGACAGCTCCACTCCCTTTATCAGCATGTGGAAATTCATGCAAAGGGGATCATAGAGCGAGCGAACCGACTTTATCGTCGAATCAAAAACGAGGATTCCCGGCTTGGTCGAATGCAATGCCGGGTACAAGAAGACTATAACGTCCAAGCCAAAGACGGCTTTTTTGATGCAGACAACCTGATGGATCTGAAAGGCAAGAAGAAAATAGAGCTGGGTTAA
- the tssI gene encoding type VI secretion system tip protein TssI/VgrG yields MPTDLLTKKKFSFTSKATDDDSFAVVSFTGSEAISQPYEFEIVLVSEKTDIDPLQVLHHSAVFTIHRDKEQDVHFNGIVMQFEETQEFNGYLFFKAVLAPKLRWLALTHHNQVFLDLTIPDIMREALKDAELSEGIDFEFRLQTDYQPIEYVCQYDESHLNFVSRWAEREGIYYFFEQTDQGEKVVFTDTKISQADLALGKDLIYMPQTGLDSLHTKEVIKDFVCKHTLLPERVYLKDYNYRKPSLAMEGIADVDPDGRGENYIYGEQFFTPEEGNHLAKIRAEELLCRKSVFLGGSSVPFMVPGFTFDLQEHYRSIYNRKYLIADVSHEGHQTGYLISGLGPALTPREEQMFYANSFTAIYSDVQFRPVRAAVKPKISGTINAKIDAAASGQYAELDEQGRYKVILPFDRSGRHSGKASAWFRMMQPYAGPNQGMHFPLHKGTEVVLTFIDGDPDRPLIAGAVPNPETASPVTVSNQTKSIIRSGKNPVSQSAGAAFGLDNFADIAEDIADAIEDTVEDFIDAVREPVENYIELEDKENSERIFIHSEGDLWFEAKDRYGEYYAKSKGNTVLAGEETSCSDLLSNFDSNYNPTGMIARHKNDDGDYDDQTSFYDDVFLNAHVKVSSLDTVNTQEGNIYDFGGYWNYNLGNSYEENHMNQDDSVILNNSDLPKDKTNTGGPNYSEIKELPNKSSHRSNVWVEKKLEGASYEYATGHDSLEVNHQCHSVEYKYGGKSEEYGFTGESDGYKKTSKTISGSGKTEEWKYDRSSEALLSYEKEDWKSPSNIHKYSFNACNVASHTFNFSSTQSSEIAVGLAFSLALNVAASTSINIGFALSAELKTGLEMGLELDLRAGGTFELDPSGQLEFNGIGFTARKKAALEAERADLKAKLSSLEMREMKLQLVKQDISLQKHFTWIGDIAIDLRKCQGCIIL; encoded by the coding sequence ATGCCCACTGACCTGTTAACGAAAAAAAAATTCTCTTTCACCTCCAAGGCTACTGATGATGACAGCTTTGCCGTTGTGAGTTTTACCGGTTCAGAGGCGATATCTCAACCCTACGAGTTTGAGATCGTCCTTGTTTCAGAAAAAACAGATATTGATCCTCTGCAGGTGTTGCACCATTCCGCTGTGTTTACCATTCACCGGGACAAGGAGCAGGATGTCCATTTCAACGGCATTGTCATGCAATTCGAGGAGACTCAGGAATTCAACGGCTATCTCTTCTTTAAAGCCGTGCTGGCCCCCAAGCTCCGTTGGCTTGCCCTCACCCACCATAATCAGGTTTTTCTTGATCTGACCATTCCTGACATTATGCGGGAGGCCCTGAAAGATGCGGAACTATCTGAAGGCATAGACTTTGAGTTCAGACTCCAGACTGACTACCAACCCATTGAGTATGTTTGCCAGTATGACGAGTCGCACCTCAATTTTGTTTCCAGATGGGCAGAGCGGGAAGGTATTTATTATTTCTTTGAGCAGACAGACCAAGGCGAAAAGGTCGTCTTTACAGACACCAAGATATCACAGGCTGATCTCGCCCTGGGCAAGGATCTGATCTACATGCCCCAAACCGGTTTGGATTCCCTGCACACCAAAGAGGTTATTAAAGATTTTGTCTGCAAGCATACCCTGCTCCCAGAACGGGTCTACTTAAAAGACTATAACTACCGTAAGCCCTCCCTGGCAATGGAAGGGATCGCGGATGTTGACCCCGACGGCAGGGGAGAAAACTATATTTACGGCGAGCAGTTCTTTACCCCGGAAGAAGGAAACCACTTGGCAAAGATACGAGCAGAAGAGCTCCTCTGTAGAAAATCGGTCTTCCTGGGCGGAAGCTCTGTTCCCTTTATGGTTCCTGGCTTTACCTTTGATCTCCAGGAACATTACAGAAGTATCTATAACAGGAAATACCTGATCGCTGATGTTTCCCATGAGGGGCACCAGACTGGATATCTCATCTCTGGTTTAGGACCAGCCCTTACCCCCAGAGAAGAGCAGATGTTTTATGCAAACAGCTTCACCGCCATCTATTCTGATGTCCAGTTCAGACCAGTGCGGGCTGCTGTGAAACCCAAAATATCCGGGACGATTAACGCAAAGATTGATGCTGCGGCCAGTGGGCAGTATGCTGAACTTGATGAGCAGGGCCGCTATAAAGTCATTCTTCCTTTTGATCGCAGTGGACGTCATAGCGGCAAAGCTTCAGCTTGGTTCCGAATGATGCAGCCCTATGCTGGCCCGAATCAGGGGATGCATTTTCCGTTGCATAAGGGAACTGAGGTTGTTCTTACCTTTATTGATGGTGATCCAGATCGGCCATTAATTGCCGGGGCAGTGCCAAATCCGGAGACGGCGAGTCCTGTGACGGTGAGTAATCAGACTAAATCAATTATAAGAAGCGGGAAAAATCCCGTTAGTCAATCCGCAGGAGCTGCTTTTGGTTTGGATAATTTTGCTGATATTGCCGAAGACATTGCTGATGCTATCGAAGATACTGTCGAGGATTTTATTGATGCCGTACGTGAGCCTGTTGAAAACTATATTGAATTGGAGGATAAAGAAAACTCAGAAAGGATCTTTATTCATTCTGAGGGAGATCTATGGTTTGAGGCAAAAGACAGGTACGGAGAATACTATGCAAAAAGCAAAGGGAACACAGTTCTTGCAGGAGAGGAAACCAGCTGTAGCGATCTGTTGAGTAATTTTGACTCAAACTATAATCCAACAGGAATGATCGCCAGACATAAAAATGATGACGGAGACTATGACGATCAAACAAGTTTCTATGACGATGTCTTCCTAAATGCCCATGTTAAAGTTTCTTCGTTAGATACGGTTAATACCCAGGAAGGCAATATTTATGATTTCGGAGGCTATTGGAATTATAATCTTGGGAATAGCTATGAAGAAAACCATATGAATCAAGATGATTCTGTTATCCTAAATAATAGCGACCTCCCCAAGGACAAAACAAACACTGGCGGACCTAACTACTCAGAAATAAAAGAATTGCCGAACAAAAGCTCGCATAGAAGTAATGTATGGGTAGAAAAAAAATTAGAGGGAGCCTCATACGAATATGCAACAGGGCATGATAGCCTTGAGGTAAACCATCAATGCCATTCCGTTGAATATAAGTACGGTGGCAAATCTGAGGAATATGGATTTACTGGAGAAAGTGATGGTTACAAAAAAACATCTAAAACAATTTCAGGTAGTGGAAAAACTGAGGAATGGAAGTATGACAGAAGCTCAGAAGCATTACTATCTTACGAAAAGGAAGACTGGAAAAGCCCCAGTAACATCCACAAATATTCTTTTAATGCTTGCAATGTAGCAAGTCATACCTTTAACTTTTCTTCAACGCAGTCATCAGAAATAGCTGTTGGTTTAGCCTTCTCTCTTGCTCTAAATGTAGCTGCAAGCACTTCTATTAATATTGGTTTTGCATTAAGTGCTGAATTAAAAACTGGATTAGAAATGGGCCTGGAACTTGATTTAAGGGCAGGTGGAACTTTTGAATTAGATCCAAGCGGCCAGCTGGAATTCAATGGTATTGGCTTCACAGCGCGTAAAAAAGCTGCGCTGGAAGCTGAACGTGCTGACCTGAAGGCTAAACTCAGCTCCCTAGAGATGAGAGAAATGAAGCTTCAACTTGTTAAACAAGACATTAGTCTACAGAAGCATTTCACATGGATTGGAGACATTGCGATTGACCTCCGAAAATGTCAAGGCTGTATCATACTGTAA
- a CDS encoding DUF4150 domain-containing protein, translating into MFINTLEGGKCTGFPDVCKTPGPGSVLPVPYVNTAECCLATSGSFSSKVFVNGSNALHLNSTLAQSDGNEAGVAGGVASGVFRGPASFLSGSKVVLIEGAPAVSLGSSTGQNGTSPNCTGTCTVPSQEKVLLRR; encoded by the coding sequence ATGTTCATCAATACCCTTGAAGGCGGCAAATGCACAGGCTTCCCGGATGTCTGCAAAACACCGGGGCCGGGTAGCGTTCTGCCAGTCCCCTATGTCAACACAGCAGAATGTTGTCTTGCCACGTCTGGCTCGTTTTCTTCCAAGGTTTTTGTCAACGGGAGCAATGCCCTCCACCTCAACTCAACGCTTGCCCAGAGTGATGGCAATGAAGCTGGCGTTGCAGGCGGAGTAGCTTCCGGTGTTTTTCGAGGCCCGGCAAGCTTTCTTTCGGGCAGCAAGGTGGTTCTCATTGAAGGCGCACCAGCGGTGAGCCTCGGCAGCAGCACAGGTCAAAACGGAACATCACCAAACTGCACAGGCACTTGTACAGTGCCGAGTCAGGAAAAAGTTCTGCTCCGTCGCTAA
- a CDS encoding DUF3540 domain-containing protein, which translates to MTLPQQQQTYDEMFFTTGKVQQMLDRHYVINAGQRQIQALQATGCLLVPEPGDTVLLTEGNEEKAYIISVLNRSAKPARITLPENSVIAAQGGDLTLYADKQISLKSQEMHLQADRGVAEIHDTQFTGDTVDISVSRLRAIWSTMETRAERIFQRVTRLYRRIKTEDSRLEELHCSVENTCRIEARDISIEADERLRLDGERVEIG; encoded by the coding sequence ATGACACTTCCGCAGCAACAACAGACATACGATGAAATGTTTTTTACTACCGGCAAGGTGCAGCAAATGCTGGACAGACATTATGTTATTAACGCCGGACAACGCCAAATACAGGCCCTGCAAGCAACAGGTTGTCTACTGGTACCGGAGCCTGGTGATACCGTGCTGCTGACTGAAGGGAATGAGGAAAAGGCATACATTATTTCTGTGCTGAACCGTTCTGCAAAACCAGCCCGTATTACCCTGCCTGAAAATAGCGTCATTGCGGCCCAGGGAGGAGACCTGACACTGTACGCTGATAAACAGATCAGCCTCAAATCTCAAGAGATGCATCTGCAAGCAGACAGAGGCGTTGCGGAAATTCATGACACTCAATTTACGGGGGATACAGTAGACATATCTGTTTCCCGACTTCGAGCTATTTGGAGTACTATGGAAACCAGAGCTGAACGGATTTTTCAACGGGTCACCCGTCTTTATCGTCGGATCAAGACAGAGGACAGTCGTTTAGAAGAGCTGCATTGCAGCGTGGAGAATACCTGTCGTATTGAAGCCAGAGACATCAGCATTGAGGCTGATGAGCGTCTGCGACTGGATGGCGAGCGAGTGGAAATCGGTTAA
- a CDS encoding Hcp family type VI secretion system effector, whose protein sequence is MANTMYLKLTGASTGEIKGDCSQAGREDMILAYQFDHTVEIPTDTHTGLATGQRIHKPLKITKHKDQATPLLYQVCCTGEQITEFELWFYRINDKGQEEQYFTIKLEKAVVVQMKEYTPMTFLPENKPYHDMEEVWFSYEKIVWTYNPDGIEAEDDWKSPASA, encoded by the coding sequence ATGGCAAATACTATGTATCTTAAGCTCACAGGAGCAAGCACTGGCGAAATCAAAGGCGATTGTTCACAGGCAGGCCGTGAGGATATGATCCTAGCCTATCAATTCGACCATACTGTTGAAATTCCGACAGACACCCATACCGGACTGGCAACAGGACAGCGCATTCATAAACCCTTGAAGATTACCAAACATAAAGATCAGGCAACCCCGCTTCTTTATCAGGTATGCTGTACCGGTGAGCAGATCACAGAATTCGAACTCTGGTTTTACCGCATCAATGACAAAGGACAGGAAGAGCAATACTTTACCATCAAGTTGGAAAAAGCTGTTGTTGTTCAGATGAAAGAATACACCCCTATGACCTTCCTGCCAGAGAATAAACCCTATCATGATATGGAGGAGGTATGGTTCTCTTACGAGAAGATTGTCTGGACCTATAATCCTGATGGCATTGAGGCAGAAGATGACTGGAAATCTCCAGCAAGTGCATAG
- the tssI gene encoding type VI secretion system tip protein TssI/VgrG yields the protein MAKPKQLFTFQSDAVDADTFMAVRFDGLEALSALFRFDIYLLAERPDIDLAELLRHSATLTLHGEEAGDVQYHGILSRCTLEHPVGKRFLYQVQLVPLCWRLTLIEHNQVFLNRTVPQMLDTILRDGDLTPADFDFRLQSEYESREYACQYRESHYNFMSRRMEQNGIYTFFEHRSGRDSLVITDTLISHEEPQKGGQLVYVPDSGLDGISKTKSVQRFTKVHNQVSGSVHLRDYNYRKPSLEMSGEAQISKNGFGNVYHYGDHFQSREQGQRLAAIRAEEQRWQEQLFQGESTAVGLQPGFLFSLSNHFREDLNRHYLCVDIEHHGRQGEDFQEPDGNGESWYRNSFTAIPSDIQFRPKRTTPKPSFSGTINARIDGQGSGEYAELDEQGRYKVVLPFDISGRTGGKASTWLRMMQPFTGQGYGMHFPLRKGSEVLLTFVDANPDRPIISGAVPNPETRSVVEAGNQDRSGFQTAGGSSFYSDDRQGHQHIMFKAGDDQSGLRIGAGSDSSVAAWSSNLFMGGTAMSVIGSLMANYTFAAIQDTSITGWKFGLIMKVLEKFMMRAPKIIEQYDRANTDADPNVIQNEVDLVTAVSSIVEILVELYFIALTVTEMGDEDKAGNSAFIVYSKDGETLVRNRASGEHIYFNTETGNIYGEAKSIELESGSDEEEYIQLGSGVSDDDTDTRATVELMQGNITITSGNLGNPGEDDSEDSDSTDDTEDTEDTTTTDTSEDTEETEESTTVEPSGNAPPTDDGKNYVKIVSGLSDDDVDAQASLELMQGDMVLTSGNNSTSGEENSIWLLSGSEDASTRATAQFSQGDIEMVSGEGDDNYIQFVSGASDADNGQAIVQVKQGTVTIQSGDAQVIISNGEITLSGDITIDGASEGNLEVDSDSKIILG from the coding sequence ATGGCCAAGCCAAAGCAACTTTTTACCTTTCAGAGTGATGCAGTGGATGCGGATACCTTTATGGCAGTCCGTTTTGACGGGCTTGAGGCACTTTCCGCCCTCTTCCGTTTTGACATCTATCTGCTGGCAGAGCGCCCGGATATTGACCTTGCCGAACTCCTTCGGCATAGTGCAACGCTCACTCTCCACGGAGAAGAAGCGGGTGACGTACAGTATCACGGCATCCTTTCCCGTTGCACCCTTGAACACCCTGTCGGCAAACGATTTCTTTACCAGGTTCAGCTAGTTCCTCTCTGCTGGCGCCTGACCCTGATTGAGCATAATCAGGTCTTTCTTAACCGTACTGTTCCCCAGATGCTCGATACCATTCTCAGGGACGGTGATCTGACCCCGGCAGATTTTGATTTCCGCCTGCAAAGCGAGTATGAGTCCCGTGAGTATGCCTGCCAATATCGGGAAAGCCATTATAATTTCATGTCCCGGCGCATGGAACAGAACGGGATTTACACCTTCTTTGAGCATCGTTCCGGCCGCGACAGCCTTGTCATCACCGACACCCTAATCAGCCATGAAGAACCTCAAAAAGGCGGACAGTTAGTCTATGTTCCTGATTCCGGCTTAGACGGCATCTCCAAAACCAAATCGGTCCAGCGATTTACCAAGGTTCACAATCAGGTATCAGGCTCCGTGCATCTGCGGGATTATAATTACCGTAAACCCAGCCTGGAGATGTCAGGCGAAGCCCAGATCTCGAAAAATGGCTTTGGCAATGTTTATCATTATGGAGACCATTTCCAATCCCGTGAGCAGGGGCAACGCCTGGCAGCCATCCGGGCCGAAGAACAGCGATGGCAGGAGCAGCTTTTCCAGGGAGAAAGCACAGCTGTGGGCTTACAGCCAGGGTTTCTTTTTTCCTTGAGCAACCACTTCCGTGAGGACCTTAATCGTCATTATCTCTGTGTTGATATTGAACATCATGGTCGCCAAGGCGAAGATTTTCAGGAGCCTGACGGAAACGGGGAAAGTTGGTACCGCAACAGCTTCACAGCTATTCCCTCGGACATTCAATTTCGTCCCAAACGGACAACCCCGAAACCAAGTTTTTCCGGCACAATCAACGCCCGTATCGACGGCCAGGGCTCTGGCGAATATGCTGAATTAGATGAGCAGGGACGATACAAGGTTGTCCTGCCTTTTGATATCTCCGGTCGTACAGGCGGTAAGGCGTCGACCTGGTTGCGGATGATGCAGCCCTTTACCGGGCAGGGCTATGGCATGCATTTTCCTCTGCGTAAAGGCAGTGAGGTCTTACTCACCTTTGTTGATGCCAATCCGGATCGTCCGATAATCAGTGGCGCAGTGCCCAATCCAGAAACCCGGAGCGTGGTTGAGGCGGGTAACCAGGACCGCTCTGGCTTCCAGACAGCCGGGGGCAGCAGCTTTTACAGCGATGACCGACAAGGCCACCAGCACATCATGTTCAAGGCCGGGGATGATCAGTCCGGCCTGCGGATCGGGGCGGGGTCTGATTCCTCGGTGGCAGCATGGTCATCCAACCTCTTTATGGGCGGTACCGCGATGTCGGTCATTGGTAGCCTGATGGCCAATTACACCTTTGCTGCGATCCAGGACACCTCTATTACTGGCTGGAAATTTGGCCTGATCATGAAGGTGCTGGAAAAGTTCATGATGCGTGCCCCAAAAATCATTGAGCAATACGATCGGGCCAATACCGATGCTGATCCCAATGTTATCCAAAATGAGGTCGATCTGGTCACGGCGGTTTCCTCGATCGTGGAGATATTGGTGGAACTCTATTTCATCGCCTTGACTGTCACAGAAATGGGTGATGAGGATAAGGCTGGCAATTCTGCTTTTATCGTCTACTCAAAGGATGGCGAAACGCTGGTACGTAACAGGGCCTCGGGTGAGCACATTTATTTCAACACGGAGACCGGAAATATCTATGGCGAAGCCAAGAGTATTGAGTTGGAAAGTGGCTCCGATGAAGAGGAGTACATCCAGCTTGGTTCCGGGGTCAGTGATGACGACACAGATACCCGGGCCACAGTGGAGTTGATGCAAGGCAACATCACCATTACCAGTGGTAATCTCGGTAATCCTGGGGAAGATGACTCCGAGGATTCAGACAGTACTGATGATACAGAGGATACCGAAGACACCACAACCACTGATACCTCTGAGGATACGGAAGAAACAGAAGAATCCACCACCGTAGAGCCTTCAGGTAATGCCCCCCCCACTGACGATGGAAAAAATTATGTTAAAATCGTATCCGGCCTGAGCGACGATGACGTGGATGCCCAAGCCTCTCTGGAGCTTATGCAGGGCGATATGGTCCTGACCAGTGGAAATAACAGCACTTCCGGGGAAGAAAATTCCATCTGGCTCCTCTCCGGGAGTGAAGATGCCAGCACCAGGGCAACAGCTCAATTTTCCCAAGGTGACATTGAAATGGTCAGTGGGGAAGGAGACGATAATTACATCCAATTTGTTTCCGGTGCCTCGGACGCAGATAATGGCCAAGCTATTGTTCAGGTCAAGCAGGGCACAGTGACCATTCAATCCGGTGACGCCCAGGTGATTATCAGTAACGGGGAGATCACCCTTTCCGGCGATATTACCATTGATGGCGCTTCGGAAGGAAATCTCGAAGTGGACAGCGACTCCAAGATTATACTCGGATAA